One stretch of Comamonas testosteroni DNA includes these proteins:
- a CDS encoding Crp/Fnr family transcriptional regulator, with translation MFTMPSMSQIASTFGQPESFAPGSWLRQRRQPLDSVLYLESGSVMLGVGQDSAMRHQLGQVEGPTWLDAAFALQERPSCLDMQAQTAGRIYIIPLARFLGSVAELAPAVQHLLKDLARAYCSQTELAVSRLAQDAEARCAQWLLNHASPGGNGNALHVTLKARKRLIAAQLGIAPETFSRVLRQLREHGLIAGRGNVIELPKPGALEVLALG, from the coding sequence ATGTTCACCATGCCCTCCATGTCGCAAATCGCTTCCACGTTTGGGCAGCCTGAGAGCTTTGCTCCAGGCTCTTGGCTCAGGCAACGTCGCCAACCCCTCGATTCGGTGCTGTATCTGGAAAGCGGCAGCGTGATGCTCGGAGTCGGGCAGGATTCGGCCATGCGCCATCAACTGGGGCAGGTGGAAGGGCCGACCTGGCTGGATGCCGCTTTTGCGCTGCAGGAGCGTCCTTCCTGCCTCGATATGCAGGCGCAGACGGCTGGGCGCATCTACATCATTCCTCTGGCGCGCTTTCTAGGCTCTGTGGCGGAGCTTGCACCCGCCGTGCAGCACTTGCTCAAAGATCTGGCCAGGGCCTATTGCTCGCAGACCGAGCTGGCGGTCAGTCGCCTGGCTCAGGACGCCGAAGCTCGCTGCGCCCAGTGGCTGCTGAACCATGCGAGCCCGGGAGGAAATGGCAATGCCCTGCATGTCACCCTCAAGGCACGCAAACGTCTGATTGCAGCGCAACTGGGTATTGCGCCGGAAACATTCTCGCGCGTGCTCAGGCAGTTGCGAGAGCATGGGCTGATTGCCGGGCGAGGCAATGTGATTGAATTACCCAAGCCTGGCGCACTGGAGGTGCTGGCGCTCGGGTAA
- a CDS encoding sensor domain-containing diguanylate cyclase gives MLRSMVLVAMIAVLLAGAGAAGWVAYSLRRAVMDGALPAQTKALEYAARSLAFRVEQQQKPLHSLSSVLAGHMHDSQESLEAMLKQPTSMAQQYEQLQLADGKGQLLVNLHQEQALAAEQLEEPLREVLKRSLAEGKPITQAWVRPGEAGLQLEFQNVVPVRDLQGKLQGVLGGSYRTPLSVLFSLEVASAEAGSQLLLIDRDLRPLALSSKGQWQLPPALGDAALPRGLDQAWLKTAQTGAVSEQRNSQLWSAMPLPWAQWTLLKVSNVQEWVPGVSAKMMGWLATALLVLAGLLGAVLCLIAYPLTALFRSAEQASRHGLMLEVDLGSRGGNWWHGLSDHDWGEAQTLRTALQALGGGYEAHGELERDLQMQLQTLMDYAPVGLIVTHGSKVQRVGMQAARVLGYQPQEMQGLAVRDLCASDADYEDLMGRIRRALDTYGQFDSEVCLVRKDARPIWVRIHGQSMQRMHRAWEQSGKALDGQYLVWELEDVTTQRQLREQSSWKAMHDPLTRLPNRTAFALRLKEWLREYTTPDYLENLGGANVIARSQSEPKAHGIVLYVDLDHFSQVNRQGGREVGDEVLGHIARLIESTVRPHGWVARVGGDEFAILMAGISREEGMRHAQLLCMAIQDWEGSYQGQRYMLSASIGMLLLDASYHTAASAFKGADMACYAAKRKGRNRVEVMTAAV, from the coding sequence ATGCTGCGCAGCATGGTGCTTGTTGCCATGATTGCAGTGCTGCTGGCAGGAGCTGGCGCTGCGGGCTGGGTGGCTTATTCCCTGCGTCGGGCGGTCATGGACGGAGCGCTGCCGGCGCAGACCAAGGCGTTGGAATACGCGGCTCGTTCGCTGGCCTTCAGAGTCGAGCAGCAGCAAAAGCCCCTGCATAGTCTGTCCTCTGTGCTGGCGGGCCATATGCATGATTCTCAGGAGTCACTGGAGGCCATGCTCAAGCAGCCCACATCCATGGCACAGCAGTATGAGCAACTTCAACTGGCTGATGGAAAAGGGCAGTTGCTGGTCAATCTGCATCAGGAGCAGGCGCTGGCCGCAGAACAGCTTGAAGAGCCGCTGCGCGAAGTGCTCAAGCGTTCGTTGGCAGAGGGCAAGCCTATCACCCAAGCCTGGGTGCGTCCCGGTGAAGCGGGCCTGCAGCTGGAGTTTCAGAATGTCGTGCCGGTGCGTGATCTGCAAGGCAAGTTGCAGGGCGTTCTTGGTGGCAGCTACCGGACGCCTTTGTCGGTGTTGTTTTCGCTGGAAGTCGCCTCTGCCGAAGCGGGTAGCCAGCTGCTGCTGATCGACCGTGACCTGCGTCCGCTGGCCCTCAGCAGCAAAGGGCAGTGGCAATTGCCCCCAGCCTTGGGCGATGCTGCGCTACCTCGAGGGCTGGATCAAGCTTGGCTCAAGACGGCCCAGACCGGTGCGGTCAGTGAGCAGAGAAATAGCCAGCTCTGGAGCGCCATGCCGCTGCCTTGGGCGCAATGGACTCTGCTGAAGGTCAGCAACGTTCAGGAATGGGTGCCGGGAGTCTCGGCCAAGATGATGGGCTGGCTGGCCACGGCCCTGCTGGTACTGGCTGGACTGCTTGGAGCGGTGCTTTGCCTGATCGCCTATCCGCTGACGGCCTTGTTCCGCTCTGCAGAGCAGGCTTCTCGACACGGGCTGATGCTGGAAGTGGACTTAGGCAGCCGGGGGGGCAACTGGTGGCATGGCCTGTCCGATCACGACTGGGGAGAGGCTCAGACCCTGCGCACTGCCTTGCAGGCCCTGGGTGGTGGATATGAGGCGCATGGCGAGCTGGAGCGTGATTTGCAGATGCAGTTGCAGACCTTGATGGACTATGCCCCCGTAGGTTTGATCGTGACGCATGGCTCGAAGGTGCAGCGTGTGGGCATGCAGGCAGCCAGAGTACTTGGCTATCAGCCTCAGGAAATGCAGGGCCTGGCTGTGCGTGATCTGTGTGCCAGCGATGCCGACTACGAGGATCTGATGGGGCGGATTCGGCGGGCTCTGGATACTTATGGACAGTTTGATAGCGAAGTCTGCCTGGTACGCAAGGATGCAAGGCCGATATGGGTGCGAATTCATGGTCAGAGCATGCAGCGCATGCACAGGGCCTGGGAGCAGTCGGGCAAGGCGCTGGATGGTCAATACCTGGTCTGGGAGCTGGAGGATGTGACCACGCAGCGGCAGTTGCGCGAGCAATCGAGCTGGAAAGCCATGCACGATCCCTTGACCCGCCTGCCCAACCGAACGGCGTTTGCTCTGCGGCTCAAGGAATGGCTGCGCGAATATACGACTCCCGACTATCTGGAGAACCTGGGAGGCGCGAATGTCATCGCCCGATCGCAGAGCGAGCCCAAGGCGCATGGCATCGTGCTGTATGTGGATCTGGACCACTTCTCTCAGGTCAATCGCCAGGGCGGGCGTGAAGTGGGTGACGAGGTGCTCGGCCATATCGCCCGGTTGATCGAATCAACAGTACGCCCTCATGGCTGGGTGGCCAGGGTTGGGGGCGATGAGTTTGCGATTCTCATGGCCGGAATCAGCCGTGAGGAGGGAATGCGCCATGCGCAACTGCTGTGCATGGCCATACAGGACTGGGAGGGCTCCTATCAGGGGCAGCGCTATATGTTGAGTGCCAGCATCGGCATGCTGTTGCTGGACGCCAGCTACCACACGGCGGCCAGCGCCTTCAAGGGGGCCGATATGGCCTGCTACGCAGCCAAGCGCAAAGGGCGCAACCGCGTGGAAGTGATGACTGCGGCGGTCTGA
- a CDS encoding TonB-dependent siderophore receptor, whose translation MPAAFAADTVTSPAQKSYQVAAGPLGPALMDFAAQAGINLGMDLSKLKDKRTPGLSGFHTVDGGFAHLLESSGLSARRLGEGNYALEVPGTTKASIEQKSSASVPASGQGSPELAAVTVTARTQNNLVAPSRQVSILEAEEVQQLRQGSDSLATMLSKVVPGMADSSHTITDYGQTLRGRNMLILVDGVPLNTNRDSSRNLANINPADIEQIEVLRGSSAIYGSGAAGGIISVRTKRPSGETKAETIVTGSAPLSRLRGAGLGAEVQHYLSGGGDVVDYSVSLGAKHVGGSFDAKGRRIAPEPSQGDLFDSDIYNASAKIGFKLDENQRLQFSASHYNASQDTDYASDPSVARLPAGTAAARPIKGLVLADQNQIKNTMLGLDYENRDLAGSAVAAQLYYRDFYTRFAPFDARAVPVRGANVDQSMQNSDVFGGRLTIKTPLGQEKNTLLIWGADFNHERTDMPIDIFDPKAYDASGGLVFNKIGRLIYMPQVTTRSIGAFAQLQHKFSDQWSVEGGARYDRAQASFNDFTPLSQSKLPSPQSVSGGTVKYGSWSYNLGTVFAPVKGHEFYASYSQGFELPDIGVVVRNATAGFNIGNSNLHAVKTDTVEVGWRGKFSNAIASLGAFQSSSDLGAVQSFNNGLTLLRTKEKIRGIEGGLDYFSDDDRWSSGGSITWMKGRELPQGSSLYQDMTGYRIPPLKLTAYVEYRPNASWSHRIQASTYASKDYRLDGKTSFGRHDTRGYTTVDLISQWKIDSKNRVSLGVENLLNRSYFPLYSQLLRNSNNTSRLPAAGAVLRVSYAHTW comes from the coding sequence ATGCCAGCGGCTTTTGCTGCAGATACAGTTACCAGTCCCGCGCAGAAGTCCTATCAGGTGGCCGCTGGCCCACTCGGTCCCGCGCTGATGGACTTTGCAGCTCAGGCGGGCATCAATCTGGGCATGGATCTGAGCAAGCTCAAGGACAAGCGTACCCCCGGCCTGTCCGGTTTCCACACCGTCGATGGCGGTTTTGCACATTTGCTGGAAAGCTCGGGACTGAGTGCGCGTCGTCTAGGTGAAGGCAACTATGCACTGGAAGTCCCGGGGACCACCAAGGCATCCATCGAACAAAAGAGCAGTGCTTCCGTGCCCGCCAGTGGCCAAGGCTCTCCGGAGCTGGCCGCCGTTACGGTGACGGCACGTACCCAGAATAATCTCGTTGCACCGTCCCGGCAGGTCAGTATTCTCGAAGCCGAAGAAGTTCAGCAACTTCGGCAAGGCTCCGACAGTCTGGCAACCATGCTCAGCAAAGTCGTCCCAGGGATGGCAGATTCCAGCCACACAATCACCGACTATGGGCAGACTCTGCGCGGCCGGAACATGCTTATCCTTGTGGACGGGGTTCCACTGAACACCAATCGCGACTCATCCAGAAACCTTGCCAACATCAATCCTGCGGACATCGAGCAGATCGAGGTGCTTCGCGGCAGCAGTGCCATCTACGGCAGCGGCGCAGCAGGCGGCATCATCTCTGTGCGTACCAAACGTCCCTCGGGCGAGACCAAAGCAGAGACCATAGTGACGGGATCTGCACCGCTGTCCAGACTCAGAGGCGCCGGACTTGGAGCCGAAGTCCAGCACTATCTTTCTGGCGGCGGCGATGTGGTCGACTATTCCGTCAGCCTGGGCGCCAAGCATGTCGGAGGCTCATTCGATGCCAAGGGGCGCCGCATTGCACCCGAGCCCAGCCAGGGAGACTTGTTCGACTCCGATATTTACAACGCGTCCGCCAAGATCGGCTTCAAGCTGGACGAAAATCAACGGCTTCAATTCTCCGCGAGCCACTACAACGCCAGCCAGGACACCGACTATGCATCCGATCCCTCCGTGGCCCGCTTGCCCGCAGGTACGGCTGCAGCCAGGCCTATCAAGGGCTTGGTACTTGCAGATCAAAACCAGATCAAGAACACCATGCTGGGTCTTGACTATGAGAACCGCGATCTCGCAGGCAGCGCCGTGGCAGCTCAACTCTATTACCGGGATTTCTATACGCGCTTTGCGCCCTTCGACGCACGCGCCGTTCCCGTGCGAGGCGCCAACGTCGATCAGTCCATGCAGAACTCCGATGTGTTTGGTGGTCGCCTGACCATCAAAACACCTCTAGGACAAGAGAAGAACACCTTGCTGATCTGGGGAGCGGACTTCAATCACGAGCGCACCGACATGCCGATCGATATCTTTGATCCCAAGGCCTATGACGCCAGTGGAGGTCTGGTGTTCAACAAGATTGGCCGCTTGATCTATATGCCTCAGGTCACGACCAGGAGCATTGGCGCTTTTGCCCAGTTGCAACACAAATTCAGCGATCAGTGGTCTGTGGAGGGCGGGGCGCGCTACGACCGGGCTCAGGCCAGCTTCAACGACTTCACCCCTTTGTCGCAATCGAAATTGCCCAGTCCCCAGTCCGTCTCTGGCGGTACCGTTAAATATGGCTCATGGTCTTACAACCTGGGCACGGTTTTTGCACCTGTCAAGGGACACGAGTTCTATGCGTCCTACAGCCAGGGCTTTGAGCTGCCGGATATCGGGGTCGTGGTACGCAATGCCACAGCGGGCTTCAACATCGGCAACTCCAACCTGCATGCAGTCAAAACAGATACCGTGGAAGTCGGTTGGCGCGGGAAGTTTTCCAACGCCATTGCCAGCCTGGGAGCCTTTCAATCGAGCTCCGACCTCGGCGCCGTGCAGAGCTTCAACAACGGACTCACGCTGCTGCGAACCAAAGAAAAAATCCGGGGTATCGAAGGTGGCCTCGACTACTTCAGCGACGATGACCGCTGGAGCAGCGGTGGGAGCATTACCTGGATGAAGGGTCGTGAACTCCCGCAGGGCTCAAGCCTTTATCAGGACATGACGGGCTATCGTATTCCGCCCCTCAAACTGACTGCCTATGTGGAATACCGCCCCAATGCCAGCTGGAGCCACCGCATCCAGGCAAGCACATATGCCTCCAAGGATTACCGCCTGGATGGCAAGACCAGCTTTGGGCGCCATGACACCAGAGGCTACACCACAGTGGACTTGATCAGCCAATGGAAAATCGATTCCAAGAACCGCGTATCGCTCGGTGTGGAAAACCTGCTCAACCGCAGCTACTTCCCGCTATACAGCCAGTTGCTTCGCAATAGCAACAACACCAGCCGCCTGCCTGCAGCGGGCGCGGTATTGCGAGTCAGCTATGCACACACTTGGTAG
- a CDS encoding FecR domain-containing protein, whose amino-acid sequence MLGWFSYRYLPWRTWNADFRTATGERRELTLADNSQVLLNTASAISVQFDGIERLIQHLAGEILVETAHLSEYRTLPFVVQTADGRLQALGTKFIVRKHARSTTLSVLQGAVQVMPADSRQSLVVQAGEQVSFDAHKVGALTALPSHADAWTQGVLYAENMRLADFLEELQRYREGILRCDPSAAELLVSGTFHLRDTDRILELLARTLPIHRQQRTRYWITVTRS is encoded by the coding sequence ATGCTTGGCTGGTTCTCCTACCGCTATCTGCCATGGCGCACCTGGAATGCGGACTTCAGAACAGCAACAGGCGAAAGACGCGAACTGACATTGGCTGACAACAGTCAGGTGCTGCTGAATACAGCTTCCGCAATAAGCGTTCAGTTCGATGGCATAGAACGTCTGATCCAGCATCTTGCAGGTGAGATTCTGGTGGAAACCGCACACCTGAGCGAATACAGGACTTTGCCCTTTGTCGTCCAGACTGCCGATGGGCGGCTGCAGGCACTGGGCACCAAATTCATCGTTCGAAAGCATGCACGGAGCACGACGCTGTCAGTGCTGCAAGGAGCGGTGCAGGTAATGCCTGCGGATTCCAGGCAATCCCTTGTCGTGCAGGCTGGCGAGCAAGTGAGCTTCGATGCTCACAAGGTGGGGGCTCTCACCGCGCTGCCATCCCACGCCGATGCCTGGACTCAGGGGGTGCTGTATGCCGAGAACATGCGTTTGGCTGATTTCCTGGAGGAGTTGCAGCGCTATCGCGAAGGAATCCTGCGCTGCGATCCCAGTGCTGCTGAGCTGCTCGTGTCCGGCACATTCCATTTGCGCGATACAGATCGCATTCTCGAGTTGCTGGCTCGGACCCTGCCAATCCATAGGCAGCAGCGCACCCGTTACTGGATAACCGTCACGCGTTCCTGA
- a CDS encoding LysR family transcriptional regulator, giving the protein MRDQTLFDKIDLHLIRVLHTVLTERSVSRAALRLGMHQPAVSAALRRLRELAGDPLLVRSGAQMQPTDVGLRMVQPSADILRAAEGLFSDARQFDPRTSTRTFRIAASDYLDPQFLPRLMSAMKAQAPHCPVDFLPLSAEAHYEGQLADGEIDVVIGNWPQPPEGLHMAKLFEDEVVCLVSPKHPAVRRGWDVQQWLQAEHIAPTPAYPGALGVIDEQLAGMGLSRQVVARCAHFSLIPDMVASSLLVMTSGRLFCERFSERLSLAILPCPVEFPPLVYYQLWHARSHAGAATRWLREVVRNVALTLRNQ; this is encoded by the coding sequence ATGCGTGACCAGACCTTGTTCGACAAGATAGATTTGCACCTGATCAGGGTGCTGCACACGGTGCTGACGGAGCGCAGCGTCTCCAGGGCAGCGCTGCGACTGGGCATGCACCAGCCGGCGGTGTCTGCCGCACTGCGGCGTCTGCGCGAGCTCGCTGGCGACCCTTTGCTGGTGCGTTCCGGGGCACAGATGCAGCCTACCGATGTGGGGCTGCGCATGGTGCAACCCTCGGCAGACATTCTGCGTGCAGCCGAAGGGCTGTTCAGCGATGCACGGCAGTTTGATCCGCGCACCTCGACTCGTACCTTCCGCATTGCGGCCAGCGACTATCTGGATCCCCAGTTCCTGCCGCGGCTGATGTCGGCCATGAAGGCGCAGGCCCCGCATTGCCCGGTGGACTTTCTGCCGCTGAGCGCCGAGGCGCATTACGAGGGACAACTGGCCGATGGCGAGATCGACGTCGTCATCGGAAACTGGCCGCAGCCACCGGAAGGCCTGCACATGGCCAAGCTGTTCGAGGACGAGGTGGTCTGTCTGGTCAGTCCCAAGCATCCGGCAGTGCGCAGGGGCTGGGATGTACAGCAATGGCTGCAGGCCGAGCATATTGCGCCGACCCCGGCCTATCCCGGTGCCCTGGGCGTGATAGACGAACAGTTGGCAGGCATGGGTTTGAGCCGCCAGGTGGTGGCACGCTGCGCGCATTTCAGTCTGATTCCCGACATGGTGGCATCAAGCTTGCTTGTCATGACCTCGGGCAGATTGTTCTGTGAGCGTTTCAGCGAACGTCTGTCCCTGGCCATACTGCCTTGCCCTGTGGAATTCCCTCCGCTGGTCTATTACCAGCTCTGGCATGCGCGTTCGCATGCCGGAGCCGCCACACGCTGGCTGCGAGAGGTGGTTCGCAACGTTGCACTAACGCTGCGAAATCAATAG
- a CDS encoding ABC transporter ATP-binding protein: protein MNPPPTHSPSASAPARLQLEGITKRYPAVVANSKVSLKVKPGEIHAILGENGAGKSTLMKIIYGAVKPDEGAILVDGKPVQIRNPQEARALGIAMVFQHFSLFDTLTVAENVWLGLDKSIALARVIENIQATARDYGLEVDPHRPVHTLSVGEMQRVEIIRALLTNPRVLILDEPTSVLTPQAVEMLFVVLRRLAAEGCSILYISHKLHEIRSLCTACTVLRGGVVTGECNPANETNASLSRMMIGSEPPELEHRSANTGDTVLRVQGLSLKSQDPFGVDLQSIALQVRAGEVVGIAGVSGNGQKELMYALSGEDTRSEAEAVQLLGKGVGRMGPGRRRGMGLHFVPEERLGRGAVPSMGLAHNLLLTRKTAVGKGGWIRMAALQAQARDIIGRFNVKAGGPNSAAQSLSGGNLQKFIVGREIDAKPRLLIISQPTWGVDVGAAAQIRGEILKLRDQGCAVLVVSEELDELFEICDRLHVVAKGRLSPSVDRAAATVQQIGEWMSGLWDAAVVQGGAHA from the coding sequence ATGAATCCCCCCCCGACACATTCCCCATCTGCGAGTGCGCCTGCGCGTTTGCAGCTGGAGGGTATTACCAAGCGGTACCCGGCTGTGGTTGCAAACAGCAAGGTATCGCTGAAAGTTAAGCCCGGCGAGATCCACGCCATTCTGGGCGAAAACGGCGCTGGCAAGTCCACGCTGATGAAGATCATCTATGGTGCGGTCAAGCCTGACGAGGGAGCCATCCTGGTCGACGGCAAGCCGGTGCAGATCCGCAATCCGCAGGAAGCCCGGGCACTGGGCATTGCCATGGTGTTCCAGCATTTCAGCCTGTTCGACACGCTGACCGTGGCCGAGAACGTCTGGCTGGGCCTGGACAAGAGCATTGCACTGGCCAGGGTGATCGAGAACATTCAGGCCACGGCCCGTGATTACGGGCTGGAGGTGGACCCGCATCGTCCTGTACACACGCTTTCCGTCGGCGAAATGCAGCGCGTGGAAATCATCCGTGCCCTGCTGACCAATCCCCGCGTGCTGATTCTGGACGAGCCCACCTCGGTGCTCACGCCCCAGGCCGTGGAAATGCTGTTTGTGGTGTTGCGCCGCCTGGCCGCGGAAGGCTGCTCCATCCTCTACATCAGCCACAAGCTGCATGAAATCCGCTCGCTGTGCACGGCCTGTACGGTGTTGCGAGGTGGTGTGGTGACGGGGGAGTGCAACCCGGCCAACGAGACCAATGCTTCTCTGTCGCGCATGATGATCGGCTCGGAGCCGCCGGAGCTGGAGCACCGCAGTGCAAATACCGGCGATACCGTGCTGCGTGTGCAGGGCCTGTCGCTCAAAAGCCAGGACCCTTTCGGTGTCGATCTGCAGAGCATTGCGCTGCAGGTGCGTGCGGGCGAAGTCGTCGGTATTGCGGGCGTCTCCGGCAACGGCCAGAAAGAGCTGATGTATGCGCTGTCCGGCGAGGACACGCGTTCCGAGGCAGAGGCCGTGCAGTTGCTGGGCAAAGGCGTGGGGCGTATGGGCCCGGGCAGGCGCCGTGGCATGGGTCTGCACTTTGTGCCAGAGGAGCGCCTGGGGCGTGGAGCCGTGCCCAGCATGGGTCTGGCCCACAACCTGTTGCTGACGCGCAAGACCGCAGTTGGCAAGGGCGGCTGGATTCGCATGGCGGCTCTGCAGGCGCAGGCGCGGGACATCATCGGTCGCTTCAACGTCAAGGCCGGCGGCCCGAATTCGGCCGCGCAGTCGCTGTCGGGAGGCAATCTGCAGAAGTTCATCGTGGGCCGTGAAATTGATGCCAAACCACGTCTGCTCATCATCTCTCAGCCCACCTGGGGGGTGGATGTGGGAGCTGCTGCGCAGATTCGGGGCGAGATTCTCAAGCTGCGCGACCAGGGTTGCGCCGTGCTGGTGGTCAGTGAGGAGTTGGACGAGTTGTTTGAGATTTGTGACCGCCTGCATGTGGTGGCCAAGGGCCGCCTGAGTCCATCGGTGGATAGAGCGGCTGCCACGGTGCAGCAGATAGGTGAATGGATGAGCGGCCTGTGGGATGCGGCGGTCGTGCAGGGAGGTGCCCATGCTTAA
- a CDS encoding sigma-70 family RNA polymerase sigma factor: MYTLHNRWLISWLQRKLGNRYDAADIAQDTFTRIWTTARTQAIEDIREPRAYLTTVARRLMINHLERRSLEQAYLASLQLLPEATALSAEARAILRETLEELDALLGALPAKVRTAFLLSQLEGLAYEEIATQMQVSVRTVTRYMAQGFRQCLRVMLGA; encoded by the coding sequence ATGTACACACTGCACAACCGCTGGCTGATCTCCTGGCTGCAGCGCAAGCTTGGTAACCGCTATGATGCGGCAGACATCGCGCAGGACACATTCACGCGCATTTGGACAACTGCCAGAACGCAAGCAATCGAAGACATCAGAGAACCCAGGGCTTATCTGACAACCGTTGCCAGGCGATTGATGATCAATCACCTGGAACGCCGCTCGCTCGAACAGGCATATCTTGCCTCCTTGCAGCTATTGCCTGAAGCCACCGCGCTCTCCGCAGAGGCTCGAGCCATCTTGCGGGAGACCCTGGAGGAGCTGGATGCATTGCTGGGAGCGCTTCCAGCGAAAGTTCGCACTGCATTCCTACTTTCACAGCTCGAAGGGCTTGCTTATGAGGAGATCGCCACGCAGATGCAGGTAAGCGTGCGTACGGTCACCCGCTATATGGCACAGGGCTTTCGGCAATGTCTGCGCGTGATGCTGGGTGCCTGA